The Aureitalea marina genome includes a window with the following:
- the rpmG gene encoding 50S ribosomal protein L33: MAKKGNRVQVILECTEHKATGMPGTSRYITTKNKKNTPDRMELKKFNPILKKMTVHKEIK, translated from the coding sequence ATGGCAAAGAAAGGTAACAGAGTTCAGGTGATCCTAGAGTGTACAGAGCACAAAGCGACTGGTATGCCAGGAACTTCCCGTTATATCACCACCAAGAACAAAAAGAACACTCCGGATCGTATGGAGTTGAAGAAATTCAACCCGATCCTGAAGAAAATGACCGTTCATAAAGAAATCAAATAA
- a CDS encoding DUF4295 domain-containing protein — translation MAKKSVASLQTGSKRLTKAIKMVKSEKTGAYTFVESIMAPDKVNEWLSKK, via the coding sequence ATGGCAAAGAAATCAGTAGCATCGTTACAAACCGGATCCAAGCGTCTGACCAAGGCCATCAAGATGGTAAAATCAGAGAAAACTGGCGCTTACACATTTGTAGAATCCATTATGGCACCAGACAAGGTGAACGAATGGTTGAGTAAAAAATAA
- the rpmB gene encoding 50S ribosomal protein L28: MSRVCELTGKKAMVGNNVSHAMNKTKRKFNVNLVKKRFYIPEEDKWITLRVSTSALKNINKKGISAVIKEARENGYLTK, encoded by the coding sequence ATGTCAAGAGTTTGCGAACTTACCGGAAAGAAAGCCATGGTTGGGAACAACGTTTCCCACGCGATGAACAAGACTAAGCGCAAGTTCAACGTAAACCTGGTAAAGAAGAGATTCTACATCCCAGAAGAGGACAAGTGGATCACTTTACGTGTATCGACATCGGCCTTGAAGAATATCAACAAGAAAGGAATTTCTGCGGTTATTAAAGAGGCCCGCGAAAACGGATACTTAACCAAGTAA
- the ftsY gene encoding signal recognition particle-docking protein FtsY: MSVFKRIFSKEKKQTLDKGLEKSKSSFFEKLGKAVAGKSKVDDDVLDNLEEVLVTSDVGVNTTLKIIERIEERVARDKYLGTEELNQILREEIAGLLSESNTGEDSEIALPEGSRPHVIMVVGVNGVGKTTTIGKLANQYKAKGYKVVLGAADTFRAAAIDQLQVWADRTDVPIVRQDMGSDPASVAFDTLQSAVNQQADVVIIDTAGRLHNKVNLMNELTKIKRVMQKVVPDAPQEVLLVLDGSTGQNAFEQAKQFTAATEVNALAVTKLDGTAKGGVVIGISDQFQIPVKYIGVGEGIEDLQVFNKHEFVDSFFN; this comes from the coding sequence ATGAGCGTATTTAAGCGAATATTTTCCAAAGAGAAGAAACAGACCCTCGACAAGGGCTTGGAGAAATCCAAATCTTCATTCTTCGAAAAACTAGGAAAGGCGGTAGCCGGTAAGAGCAAGGTCGATGACGATGTGTTGGATAACCTGGAGGAGGTATTGGTGACCAGCGATGTAGGTGTCAATACCACGCTAAAGATCATCGAGCGGATAGAGGAGCGAGTTGCCAGAGACAAATACCTGGGCACAGAAGAATTAAACCAGATCCTTAGAGAAGAGATCGCTGGTTTGCTCAGTGAATCCAATACCGGAGAGGATAGTGAGATCGCATTGCCGGAAGGGAGCAGACCTCATGTGATCATGGTTGTTGGGGTGAATGGTGTTGGGAAAACTACCACCATAGGTAAACTGGCCAATCAGTACAAGGCTAAAGGATATAAGGTAGTGCTGGGAGCAGCGGATACTTTCCGCGCAGCGGCGATCGACCAACTGCAGGTATGGGCAGATCGTACCGATGTGCCTATCGTCCGACAGGATATGGGCAGCGATCCGGCCAGTGTGGCTTTTGACACCCTTCAAAGCGCTGTTAACCAGCAGGCCGATGTGGTGATCATCGACACCGCAGGGCGGTTGCATAACAAGGTCAACCTGATGAACGAGCTGACCAAAATCAAACGGGTCATGCAGAAGGTAGTTCCGGATGCACCTCAGGAAGTTCTACTAGTGCTAGATGGCTCGACGGGTCAAAATGCCTTCGAACAGGCCAAGCAGTTCACAGCGGCTACCGAGGTCAACGCTCTGGCGGTGACAAAACTGGACGGTACCGCTAAAGGTGGTGTCGTTATAGGAATATCGGATCAATTCCAGATACCGGTCAAATATATTGGGGTAGGAGAAGGTATAGAAGATCTGCAGGTCTTCAATAAGCACGAATTCGTCGATTCCTTTTTTAATTAA